A genomic region of Desulfomonilaceae bacterium contains the following coding sequences:
- a CDS encoding type II toxin-antitoxin system HicA family toxin, which translates to MDSRRIIQMLIADGWYQVAHEGDHLQFKHPDKSGRVTLPHPVKDIPEGTLGSIRRQSGLTLREKFKSLKRGKE; encoded by the coding sequence ATGGATAGCAGGCGTATCATACAGATGCTTATCGCCGACGGATGGTACCAGGTGGCCCACGAAGGGGACCACCTTCAGTTCAAACACCCTGATAAATCCGGGCGTGTGACACTTCCGCATCCGGTCAAAGACATTCCCGAAGGAACATTAGGGAGCATACGAAGGCAGTCCGGACTTACCCTACGCGAAAAATTCAAGTCACTGAAAAGAGGGAAAGAATAA